A section of the Centroberyx gerrardi isolate f3 chromosome 8, fCenGer3.hap1.cur.20231027, whole genome shotgun sequence genome encodes:
- the sorbs3 gene encoding vinexin isoform X4 — MQSQQRVEVVDHPNGSQIVFSGDGVPSDQQQFLTSPELIQEVVISPGLPTPPLSPFRSSRLPSGELKVSEMNGSGPTTLSFGSYYGPSQPHGGLSNGVQARGSSTLPRRSNPTREERLIKFSGIGPVDETGMPIASRSSVNKPRDWYKSMFRQIHKKPEESDLEDSEQWPAERIQPSANIEDGNEADKNLFRLTPYGALPDWSEDVDKLSDPGKQHPQPRSIFDFEPGQSTTSENHSQGHLSLNKQPEKPRSPSIEEARAKDPGPAARTGTAHYSSLSASKQPVHRSVGPSSASAPTYVERLSPAYDTMELPPKREEKKMKAARAKFNFQAQSPKELTLQKGDIVYIHRQVDANWFEGEHHGRAGIFPTTYVEILAPTEKPTPIKSPTIQVLDYGEAVALYNFNADLPVELSFRKGEVISVTRRVDDKWLEGRISGTSRSGIFPANYVQVNKMPRTKYSADDFATGPVSPVSPGPQSPGRPLHSPCLRSPASPFTPTSLSPEPEHSPLKPSSPVPYGGTASQSRSPAQTSRETTNLWPHSTPKPASPAAQNSHRGGTYSANQNSVARAVSPSAQSASLHRAGTNTPRYTDPTQGGITNQAAPSNPHVNSFPQVQVPNNSGSAVVQRQPYKAVYNYKPQNTDELELREGDIVQVMEKCDDGWFVGTSERTRAFGTFPGNYVAPV; from the exons ATGCAGTCTCAG CAACGTGTGGAAGTGGTGGACCATCCAAATGGCTCCCAGATCGTCTTCTCTGGGGACGGCGTTCCTTCAGATCAGCAGCAGTTCCTGACATCTCCAGAGCTGATCCAGGAGGTGGTCATCTCCCCCGGACTCCCAACCCCTCCTCTGAGTCCCTTTCGCTCCTCAAGACTGCCATCTGGAGAGCTCAAG GTCTCAGAGATGAACGGAAGCGGCCCAACCACTCTTAGCTTCGGATCCTATTATGGCCCTTCGCAACCACATG GAGGGCTGTCCAATGGCGTCCAGGCCAGGGGTTCTTCCACTTTGCCGCGCAGGTCGAATCCCACCAGGGAGGAGAGGCTTATCAAGTTCTCAGGGATCGGCCCAGTGGACGAGACTGGGATGCCCATAGCCTCCAGATCG AGTGTGAACAAGCCCAGAGACTGGTACAAGAGCATGTTCAGGCAGATTCACAAGAAGCCAGAAG AATCTGATCTGGAGGATTCAGAGCAGTGGCCAGCTGAAC GGATCCAGCCGTCTGCCAATATAGAAGATGGGAATGAAGCAGACAAGAACCTCTTTAGACTAACACCGTATGGAGCCCTCCCAGACTG GAGTGAGGATGTAGATAAGCTGTCAGACCCAGGAAAGCAGCACCCTCAGCCGAGGAGCATATTTGACTTTGAGCCTGGACAGAGCACCACCTCAGAAAACCACAGCCAG GGTCATCTATCCCTGAACAAACAACCTGAGAAACCCCGTTCCCCCTCAATAGAG GAGGCCAGAGCCAAGGATCCAGGCCCTGCTGCAAGGACTGGGACTGCACACTACAG CTCTTTGTCAGCATCAAAGCAGCCTGTCCATCGCTCTGTTGGCCCATCATCAGCCTCTGCTCCCACATATG TAGAACGCCTCTCCCCTGCATATGACACTATGGAGCTCCCACctaagagagaggagaagaag ATGAAAGCAGCGAGAGCCAAGTTCAATTTCCAGGCTCAGTCACCCAA GGAGCTGACTCTGCAGAAAGGGGACATTGTTTACATCCACAGGCAGGTAGACGCCAACTGGTTTGAAGGAGAACATCATGGGAGAGCGGGCATTTTCCCCACAACCTATGTGGAG ATTCTGGCTCCGACAGAGAAGCCGACGCCTATAAAGTCTCCCACTATACAGGTGTTGGACTACGGGGAAGCCGTGGCTCTGTACAACTTTAACGCTGACCTACCTGTGGAACTCTCTTTTCGTAAA GGTGAGGTGATCAGTGTCACCAGGCGTGTTGACGACAAGTGGCTGGAAGGGAGGATCTCAGGGACCAGCCGGAGCGGCATCTTCCCCGCCAACTACGTCCAGGTCAACAAGATGCCCCGCACAAAATACTCTGCGGACGATTTCGCGACGGGCCCCGTGTCTCCCGTCTCCCCTGGACCCCAGAGTCCAGGGCGTCCGCTCCACTCCCCCTGCCTGCGATCACCCGCCTCCCCTTTCACCCCCACTTCCCTCAGCCCCGAACCCGAGCACTCCCCCCTGAAGCCGTCCTCGCCCGTGCCTTACGGCGGCACCGCCTCACAGTCACGTTCCCCCGCCCAGACATCCAGAGAAACGACCAATCTCTGGCCCCACAGCACCCCCAAGCCTGCTTCACCCGCCGCCCAGAACAGCCACCGGGGCGGAACGTATTCAGCTAACCAGAACTCCGTGGCAAGAGCTGTTTCACCGTCCGCTCAGTCAGCATCTTTACACAGAGCAGGAACCAACACCCCCAGATACACTGACCCCACGCAG GGTGGAATAACAAACCAGGCTGCTCCATCTAATCCACATGTCAACTCCTTCCCGCAAGTACAAGTGCCAAACAACTCCGGTTCGGCAGTGGTGCAACGCCAACC GTATAAAGCTGTTTACAACTACAAACCACAGAACACAGACGAGTTGGAGCTGAGAGAAGGAGACATTGTGCAAGTGATGGAGAAGTGTGATGACGGCTGGTTTGTAG GTACGTCAGAACGGACTCGTGCTTTTGGGACTTTCCCTGGGAATTATGTGGCACCGGTTTAA